The segment ATGCACCGGCTGTATCCGTGACGCGAGGGTGCACGGCTCAAAACGCAAATCAGGCGAGAGGCCAGAAGCGGATTTCGACAGGATTGGCTGGATGAACAGGATTGATCAAACAAAGACACTGTTCCTGTTCGTTCGATTGAGCTTGCCGGCGGATGCCGCGCCGCGGCTGTGACTCTTTCAGCATTGATACCGGGGCGTGGTTTTCGCAGGCCACGGCGCAGCGGCGATCCATCCAGCAGAAGTTCGCAGGAGTACGGTGCCAATATCGAACCTCAAATTGATCGGCGTCATCGGCGGCGCGCGCTGCAGCGCGGAAATCCGCGAACTGGCGCGGCAGGTGGGCGAGGGCATCGCGCGCCGGGGCGCGGCCTTGATCTGCGGCGGCCGCGGCGGTGTGATGGAGGCCGCATGCGAGGGCGCCAAGGCCGGCGGCGGCCTGACCATCGGCATCCTGCCGGGAGAATCCCCGGCCGAGGCCAATGCCTTTGTCGATCTCAAGATCGTGACCGGCTTGCTGGACGCACGCAACGTGATTATCGCGCGCACGGCAGATGCGCTGATTGCCATTGACGGCAGCCATGGCACACTTTCGGAAATCGCTTTTGGTTTGAAGTTCGGCAAGATCGTCATCGGCTTGCATCTCGAGTTTGCTGTTCCGGGTGTAATCTCCGCCGCAACCCCGGCGGAAGCGGTGCAGTTGGCGTTTCAAGCGATAGGATGATCCATGAAGAAATGCGTTCATTTACACATCCAGGGATTGGTGCAGGGGGTGGGCTTTCGCTATTTTGTGAACAAGTCGGCGCGCCAGCATTATCTCGGCGGCTGGGTAAAGAACCTGCCGGACGGCCGCGTGGAAGTGATGGCCGAGGGCGAGGAACTGGAGCTGCAGGAATTCGTCAGCGCGATGCGCAAAGGTTCGCGCTTCTCCACCGTCCAGAACGTCGAGGTCGAGTGGCTGCCCGCGACCAACAAGTTCAACCATTTTCAGATCATTGATTAAATCTCCGGGAGCAGGCATGAGTGATTTGGCGCGCTATATCCGCACGGTGCAGGACTTTCCCAAGCCGGGCATCGGCTTCAAAGACATCACCACCCTGCTGAAGGAGCCGCAGCCCTTTCAAATGGCGATCACGGAATTCGTCAACCGCTTCGGCGGGCAGCCGGTGCACAAGGTGGTCGGCATCGAATCGCGCGGATTCATTTTCGGCGCGCCGCTGGCTTTGCACCTGGGCGCCGGATTCGTGCCGGCGCGCAAACCGAAGAAACTGCCGGCTGCCACCGTGCGCGCGGAATACCAGCTCGAATACGGCACGGATGCGCTCGAAATGCACGTCGATGCCATCAGCA is part of the bacterium genome and harbors:
- a CDS encoding TIGR00725 family protein, producing the protein MPISNLKLIGVIGGARCSAEIRELARQVGEGIARRGAALICGGRGGVMEAACEGAKAGGGLTIGILPGESPAEANAFVDLKIVTGLLDARNVIIARTADALIAIDGSHGTLSEIAFGLKFGKIVIGLHLEFAVPGVISAATPAEAVQLAFQAIG
- a CDS encoding acylphosphatase; its protein translation is MKKCVHLHIQGLVQGVGFRYFVNKSARQHYLGGWVKNLPDGRVEVMAEGEELELQEFVSAMRKGSRFSTVQNVEVEWLPATNKFNHFQIID
- a CDS encoding adenine phosphoribosyltransferase, which codes for MSDLARYIRTVQDFPKPGIGFKDITTLLKEPQPFQMAITEFVNRFGGQPVHKVVGIESRGFIFGAPLALHLGAGFVPARKPKKLPAATVRAEYQLEYGTDALEMHVDAISTGENVLIIDDLLATGGTAAAATRLVEQLGGQVIGLGFLIELDFLNGRRQLEGYAVHTLIHVESE